Proteins encoded in a region of the Devosia sp. RR2S18 genome:
- the rnc gene encoding ribonuclease III, which translates to MSRRDRTHEKLQFRLGYRFADLDLLERALTHSSAVSPSKRIEHSYQRLEFLGDRVLGLVVADMLYRRYPKANEGELSRTLNTLVRKETCAIIARTLDLGRELNLGESEARTGGAEKEAILGDATEAVIGAIFCDGGLGKAYEFVERMFEEFLVDGQANRADAKTTLQEWAQARGLEPPSYTQTERTGPDHAPEFTISVRLGEFEPLSATGSSKKIAEHKAAEQFLIRQNVWKEPK; encoded by the coding sequence ATGAGCAGGCGCGACCGGACCCACGAAAAACTCCAGTTTCGCCTCGGCTATCGCTTTGCCGATCTGGATCTGCTTGAGCGGGCGCTGACCCACTCGAGCGCAGTGTCGCCCAGCAAGCGTATCGAGCACTCCTACCAGCGGTTGGAATTCCTCGGCGACCGCGTCCTTGGGCTCGTTGTTGCCGACATGCTCTATCGCCGCTATCCCAAGGCCAATGAGGGCGAGCTGAGCCGTACGCTCAACACGCTTGTGCGCAAGGAAACCTGCGCCATCATTGCGCGCACGCTCGATCTGGGTCGCGAGCTGAACCTGGGCGAGAGCGAGGCGCGCACCGGGGGCGCTGAAAAGGAAGCGATCCTTGGCGACGCGACCGAGGCGGTGATCGGCGCCATCTTCTGCGATGGTGGTCTGGGCAAGGCTTATGAATTCGTCGAGCGGATGTTCGAGGAGTTCTTGGTAGACGGCCAAGCCAACCGCGCCGACGCCAAGACGACCCTCCAAGAGTGGGCGCAGGCGCGTGGACTCGAACCACCCAGCTATACCCAGACCGAGCGCACCGGCCCCGACCACGCGCCCGAATTCACCATCTCGGTGCGCCTCGGCGAATTCGAGCCGCTCAGCGCCACCGGCTCATCCAAGAAGATCGCCGAGCACAAGGCCGCGGAGCAGTTTCTGATCCGCCAGAATGTTTGGAAGGAACCGAAATGA
- the pyrE gene encoding orotate phosphoribosyltransferase, whose protein sequence is MTKDEVLAIFRECGAMLEGHFILSSGLRSPVFLQKAKVFQYAHQTEKLCRALADQIRSAGYAEVTKVVSPAIGGIIPGYETARQLGLPALYTERVEGKFELRRGFEISPDDKVIVVEDIVSTGLSIRECVEALRDIGANVVAAACLIDRSGGEADVGVPLVSLIEYKVPAYPADQLPPELAAIPPTKPGSRGIQGVK, encoded by the coding sequence ATGACCAAAGATGAAGTGTTGGCGATCTTCCGCGAATGCGGGGCTATGCTCGAAGGGCACTTCATTCTCTCGTCGGGGCTCCGCTCGCCGGTCTTCCTGCAAAAGGCCAAGGTCTTCCAATACGCGCACCAGACAGAAAAGCTCTGCCGCGCCCTGGCCGACCAGATTCGCTCCGCGGGCTACGCTGAAGTGACGAAAGTAGTCTCGCCGGCCATCGGGGGAATCATCCCCGGCTATGAAACCGCGCGCCAACTCGGTCTGCCCGCGCTCTACACCGAGCGGGTGGAGGGCAAGTTCGAGCTCCGCCGGGGCTTTGAGATTTCGCCTGACGACAAGGTCATCGTCGTCGAGGACATTGTTTCGACCGGCCTCTCCATTCGCGAATGCGTCGAAGCTCTGCGGGATATCGGCGCCAACGTGGTCGCTGCTGCCTGCCTCATCGACCGTTCCGGCGGTGAAGCGGATGTCGGCGTGCCGCTGGTGAGCCTTATCGAATACAAGGTGCCGGCCTACCCAGCCGATCAACTGCCACCTGAACTGGCCGCCATTCCCCCCACCAAGCCAGGCAGTCGCGGCATCCAGGGGGTGAAATGA
- the acpS gene encoding holo-ACP synthase produces the protein MIIGLGSDLCQIGRVEKTLARYGERFTNRCFTDIERRKSDRRAQRAASYAKRFAAKEACSKALGTGLAFGVYWRDMGVVNLPSGKPTMHLTNGAAKALARLVPPGHVPHIHLTITDDAGLAQAFVIIEALPIDPAGTNA, from the coding sequence ATGATCATCGGGCTGGGCTCCGATCTGTGCCAGATCGGTCGAGTGGAAAAAACGCTGGCCCGCTATGGCGAGCGCTTCACCAATCGCTGCTTCACTGACATTGAACGCCGCAAGTCAGATCGCCGGGCTCAGCGCGCCGCCTCCTACGCCAAGCGCTTCGCCGCCAAGGAAGCCTGCTCCAAGGCTTTGGGCACAGGCCTCGCGTTCGGCGTCTACTGGCGCGATATGGGGGTAGTGAACCTGCCGTCGGGCAAACCGACCATGCACCTGACCAATGGCGCGGCAAAAGCGCTGGCGCGCCTTGTGCCCCCCGGCCACGTGCCCCACATTCACCTCACCATCACGGACGACGCGGGGCTCGCCCAGGCCTTCGTCATCATCGAAGCGCTGCCGATTGACCCGGCAGGAACAAACGCCTAA
- the lepB gene encoding signal peptidase I codes for MSSSADKTAKKSATNEWVETIVVVAEALLIAIVLRSFLYQPFSIPTASMQQTLMIGDYFVANKFVWGYGKHSFSLGRYGNFTALDFELPITERIFGREPNRGDVAVFRPVPQNVEYIKRIVGLPGDRIQVRDGRLYINGTIVEREEIGTALDTDSEGDTREVTVYRETFPNGSVHIIQEISDNGPLDNTPEYVVPPDHYFMMGDNRDRSADSRVLSQVGYVPEVNLIAKAEARFFSIRDNIPPWQIWHWPANVRWDRMFESIE; via the coding sequence ATGAGCTCTTCCGCCGACAAGACCGCCAAGAAGTCTGCGACGAATGAATGGGTGGAAACCATCGTCGTCGTTGCCGAGGCGCTACTGATCGCCATCGTGTTGCGCTCTTTCCTCTACCAGCCTTTTTCCATCCCCACCGCGTCTATGCAGCAGACCCTGATGATCGGCGACTATTTCGTCGCCAACAAGTTCGTCTGGGGTTACGGCAAGCACTCCTTCTCGCTCGGCCGCTACGGCAATTTCACCGCGCTCGATTTTGAGCTGCCGATCACCGAGCGCATCTTCGGCCGCGAGCCCAACCGTGGTGACGTCGCCGTTTTCCGCCCGGTGCCGCAGAACGTCGAATACATCAAACGTATCGTTGGCTTGCCCGGAGATCGTATCCAGGTGCGCGACGGCCGGCTCTACATCAACGGCACGATAGTGGAGCGCGAGGAAATCGGCACCGCGCTCGATACCGACAGCGAAGGCGACACCCGCGAGGTTACCGTCTACCGCGAGACCTTCCCCAATGGTTCGGTGCACATCATTCAGGAAATCTCTGACAATGGTCCACTGGACAACACACCTGAATATGTGGTGCCCCCCGATCATTACTTCATGATGGGCGACAATCGTGATCGCTCCGCCGATAGCCGCGTGCTGAGCCAGGTCGGCTACGTGCCCGAGGTGAACTTGATCGCCAAGGCCGAGGCGCGGTTCTTCTCCATTCGCGACAACATTCCGCCCTGGCAGATCTGGCATTGGCCCGCCAATGTACGGTGGGATCGCATGTTCGAATCCATCGAGTGA